The segment GGAAAGTGATCGATGACTACCAAGTTGTCGGCACAATCCACCTCGCCGCCCTTTCGAATGTGCGAGAGTCTGAGCAAATCCCCCTAGCCTACTACCAAAACAATGTGGAAAAAACGGTTAATCTTCTTCAGGTTCTAGAGGAGAGGGTCCCTTGCTTTGTCTTTTCAAGCACCTGCGCTGTCTATGGAATACCCCAGCACGTTCCGATAGAGGAAACCCATCCGCAGTATCCCATCAGTACCTATGGAGAGTCAAAGTGGATGGTTGAAAAGGCCCTCCAAAAAACAGGCTTAAGAGTTGCCACCCTCCGCTACTTTAATGCTTCCGGAGCTGATCCCGAAGGGGAAATCGGCGAATGCCATACCCCAGAAACCCACCTCATTCCCCTTTTGATTCAAACGGCAATGGGGCAAAGAGAGACCTTTACCCTTTATGGGAATGACCACGACACTCCAGACGGCACACCGATCCGCGATTTCATTCATGTGACCGACCTGGCTGATGCCCATGTCCTTGCCCTTGAAAAACTCCTAAAAGGAGAAAAAGCGCTCACCCTCAACTTAGGAACGGGGAAAGGATACTCGGTGCAAGAGGTGATCGAAACACTTAACCACCCAATTTCCCTTATCCAAGGGGAGCGGTTTGCGGGTGATCCCCCCATTTTGGTGGCAGGTGCCAGTCAAGCCAAAGA is part of the Candidatus Neptunochlamydia vexilliferae genome and harbors:
- the galE gene encoding UDP-glucose 4-epimerase GalE — encoded protein: MDRILVTGGAGYIGSHICKALAQKGYEPVTLDNLSLGHAWAVKWGPLIEGDIGDQELVRKVIDDYQVVGTIHLAALSNVRESEQIPLAYYQNNVEKTVNLLQVLEERVPCFVFSSTCAVYGIPQHVPIEETHPQYPISTYGESKWMVEKALQKTGLRVATLRYFNASGADPEGEIGECHTPETHLIPLLIQTAMGQRETFTLYGNDHDTPDGTPIRDFIHVTDLADAHVLALEKLLKGEKALTLNLGTGKGYSVQEVIETLNHPISLIQGERFAGDPPILVAGASQAKDVLGWEPKYSDLSTILETAWRWHQCPISSSLS